In Lycium ferocissimum isolate CSIRO_LF1 chromosome 7, AGI_CSIRO_Lferr_CH_V1, whole genome shotgun sequence, the sequence CTTTTACttgatcttaaaaaaaaaaaaaaaaaaaaaaaacaaaaacaaaaaaaaaaaaaaaaaaggttcttaACTTTTAAACATCAGGctttcataattcattttggCCCCTCAAATGACAAAGCCCCTCCCTCCCCCAACCGGCATGTCTAACTAGTAACTACATAGGGAGATAACTGTGGTACATCTTATCTCTCACTTCTTTTCTgtcctttttttccctttctccttctttggGCATGCTTAAGAAGCTGATTCTTATTTCTTTTGTGAGAAATATATAGTCATTAGTTAAAAGGGTGATAACCAGTCACATTTAATCAGAAAATATATTAAAACAggtgagaaaaaataaattaccaggttcaaaaaacaaataaatcaaaCAGGCCCGGAAAAGCACCATGCGTCCCTATTACATCTCCCTATGCACAAACACACAAGTGGTGAGGATTAAGAGAGAACAAAAAATCATTTGAGTTTATGCAACAACAATAAGTACGCCTCTGTCCCAAGTTAGTTGTGGTTGCCTATGTGAATCCTAACGAAATATGTTGCACTATCTAGACCTGTtccaaaatttaaacatttaggTACAAATATCAATGGGagtataaagaaataaaaaagttgaGCCTTGAGTAAACAAAACTAAATGGTCAAAGAAATTAAACAGAAAATAAATTGCCTATAACCATCTTTTAAGTGTGCTGTGAGAAGGTGCATGTCAAGAAAGAGGTGGAGGAAATGAAACCACGACATTGGCTTCTTCACGTTTTACCAGAGCTTAATTGATCTAGAGATCTTTGAAGTTGGTGGTCTGTGATACTTATCTGTCCCCTCTTCGACCCCCAACTCCAACTGAACCAAGGTGATGTTTGGTTGAATTAAAGTTGCAATCGGCATgattgttgaattgtgtgaaCTACTTCATCAAAAATTTAAACTGTTAGAGAGGAGCACATCGGTTGCATAATAAAAAATAGCAGCACCAGGTGCCAGAGATATAAATGGCGCTTGAATTATGTGGGAGAGAGGATTGTCGCCTAAACTGTCGTCAAGGGAGGAGGGGCTCCAATTGCGGGAGAGAGGAGCAGCACCAGCACAAAAAGTaggaagaaaacaagaaattatTGGCCTGGGGGGTCCACACATGTTTGGCGGTATGGCCTCCGGTAGCGAAAGCTATTGAGTCTCTACCAAGACCTTATATCTAAGTTTTAGGGTATTGATAATATGGTAGGTATTCAATCCCTATGTTGTGTTATTGACACGAAAGATTTGCAAATCAGAACTTGTCAGATTCTGATAGGTCTTTGATGAAATTCCCCCATAACCTGATGGTAAAAAAAttcccccataacctgctgGTCAAACACCAATAGATGAAGAGAGGGGCATGAAGTAACACATGGAATTTAAAGTTCATAATAGAGTTCAGGGTTGATATCTTGAATCGAGAGTGTCCTTTATCACTAGTTAAAGGCAGAGATTTGACATGCAACTGTACTTACATATTCACTTTTGTTTCCCCAGGATGTGGTTCCACAGACCTTTGAGAGCTGATGATTGGATATTGTTTGTGGTAAGAAGGAAAGTTAAAGTATTTGTGATGTTTTTTTAAGAATGGTCATCCCTTTACTAGTGGTTTCCATTACTAGCAGGCTTAGTTCTAACTGTTTATCATTTATAGATCCACAGTCCGGCTGCTTATAATGCACGTGGCTTTGTGTCAGGCCAAATGTTTAATAGGAAGGGAGAGGTAAAGTGCTATAAGTATTAATGTGTGAGCTGCCAAAGTGTTTTATGtttgttatatttttcttgCTCTATTAATGTGCTTATTTTTAATGCTTGTTAATCTCCAGCTTGTAGTGTCATTGACTCAAGAGGGTTTATTGAGGCCAGGGAGAAAACCACCTGCATTTCGTCCAAAGCTCTAATTCATGCCTGGGAAAAGAGGACTAGTTACTATAGGTTGATTAACAGTAAAACTGCAGACTGCTCAAATAAGTCCTATAGAGGCCGCAAAGGAGAATAAAGATTTCTGCTTAACTTGTGAACTCGCCCAGATATGATTGTATCTATATTTTATAGGTTTTTACAAGTATCATCTTCTGTGTTCACTATTAGAATAAAGATGTTGCCAACAATGCCTCGGTTAAATTTCTTTACTTTCACTCGTTTATGGACACTCGCTCTTTGTTTCAGAAAAGTTCTTCGCTGTAGTTTCAAGCATGATATTTTCACTAGATCGAGTTTCTGGGCCATTTAGAATTGAGCTACCATTTGATCCCTGATCTGTTTGCTTTGTTCGCTTATAACTAACTACTCAAAGGCAAATTAGTTTTTGTAGTGTCAAACAAGAATCTTAATTTATTGTCAGCTTATATTAGATGTATTTGTTTACCATGTCAAAGCCATAAAACAAGCTCATCGTAGTGGGATCTGATTAGCTTGGGATTGAGGTGAAGTTGATTGAATATTTGAATTAGCCTGAAAACGGCTGGATTGTTCGTTTTTATTTGCCTTTGTGGTTAACAGAATTGTTGGAAAGGCGTTTGGACAAAATCctgttgaagttggaaaagtaGTAAAGTCGAAATTGTTTTTGGTCATCAAGTTTACTTGGAATTTCTTTTGTCGAAGTTTTATGGGTGGGAGTtgaatacttaaaaaaaaattgaagtacaTTTCCAAACTGGTATAGGGCTGTCTCCTCGATTTTGTCGATGAGTAATAATGCTAGTAATTTGAACGTGGTATATAGAACTGAATTTCTTTATGAATTCCTAATTTATCAATTCCCATAAATTAACgaaattcaaaatttgtttAAAGAAAGTAATCCAAAAAGATAAGCTGATTCATTCTAATTCAGAATTAATCCtttacaaaaatatgaaaaaagaaaagaagggaaagaGTGTACATTGATCTACAGTTTTTAAGCCTTATGCATCAAAAGGAGCATGTACGGTTTCTAAAAATCATTTTAAGTTAAACATATGTGGAGTGATTCCTGATATAATAGTAAAAGCAAGATGTGTAAGTGGATTGACCCACTAAGTTGCCTTGAAATGGTACTCCTAATTCATAATCCGTGGGTTGCAATTGTAGTGCTCTTCactatttcttgatttaaaaaaaaattatatggatTCAATCTTAAGATCTTTTAGTATTGAAcccattattttttaaaacattttataAGACAAATTTTTCGGCCTTTCATATAAATTCAaactatatattatttttaattttaaagacaaaataaagtttttgacatataaatttatCTTCATGTCGATAGTTAGGGTTCAATTGAAAACCCTATTTTTAACTAAATAAACCTTTTCCAAAGTAGATAAAACactaaagtttccaaacaaaaccgACTAAGTTGCCTTGAAATAGTGCGCCTAATTCATAATATTGGTTCGAGGTCTTAATTGTAGTGCTCAAAGTATgaataaaaaaactaaattttttcaccaaaacttacttcgggtaccttttcaacccctaaaatgacgatgaACGCTACgaatccttgatgtattgagcctacatattgtaaaaaaaaaagttctatataaaatattgacaaaGTCTTGACACATTAATCATTGGTCAAGATTGGAAAATAACCTATCTTTAAAGTTAgccaatttttgtttttattcatactttgaccaatgattagtggtGTGTGACCAAACgccaatattttatttttttttttttggccttaaggcaaacctctgccttataagacaaatttttgaaaaaaatttagttttttttttcatactttgaaaTTGCCttaaacgtcaatattttatatagaacccgatatttttttttttcgaggaTTTCGGATAGTCATTTAGGGGTtgaaagttttgtttggaaaaggGTGTTTTATGAAAATGTATTTTTGGAAAAGGTTATTTTTTAGGGGCAAATATTtcaaaagacaaaaaattaaaacggTAAATACTAacctttttgaagaaaatccttttcaaataaatgaatTCATTTTGTACGCACAAATTCTCGGATACTCACCAAACCAAATCCAAAAGGGCAAAAGGGTCTCAAGGTAATACGCCAATAAAGGTCACCCTAAAATTGGTTCAGCCCAATTGCCCAATCAACACACAAACTCCTACAATTTTATAGTTTCAACCCCAGAAGAATTACAAATTACGCACCTTCCTCCTCAAGAAATTGTAATTTGTTCCTTTCAACTTCTCATACTTTCATCATTCCTATTTCATCTCAGATCCTCAAATGCAGTCCTGCAAATCCTATCCCAGTAATCCAAAGGTCAGTTTTCCTGGAAATTTGAATTACTTAGAGGTGGATTTTGTGCATAgacttggaagaagaaaatgtaaaTAAAATTTCATCTGATCTGTTGGGTTTTTATCCAATTACTTACAAAAGGGTGGTAGAATTTGCATACTTGTTTGTTTAATGGGGTTTATAGTTCTCGATCTCTGAATTTGAGGGATCTAAATTAATGTTGATTGTAGTTATACTGAGCATTGTGATTTAAAGTCAAGTTATTCTTGTTTTCTTTAGTTTTTTGTTTGATTGTTTTATGAATGTAAGCTTAATTGGTACTAGAAATTTTACATTATCTTAATTTCCTGTACCTTAGTGTAAAGATAAGTGTGAGATTTAGACAACTTGTAGTCTTTGAAGCTCCTAATTTATTGAGTATTGGAATGAAATCAGCTCGAAAAGTGTTGAATCAATATTAAGGATTCATATAGACAATCTGTCTAGTTTGGGATTGGAGATTAATTGATAGATTGATATAATCTGATAGTTTCAATGAACTTTACTCTTCTTTTTCGGGGAAAAAAAGGGATGCAGTGTGCTGTAGTATCTATAGTTAATTTTTCTGAGTTCTTGATCAccagaagaaaaagaattttatttCCTTAGTCTTAGCATACTGCCTAATATACTTTGGTTTTCCAATAAGATGATTGGTTTCAGCTTGTGTATAAAATAGAGCAACTTTACTGATATTGATTAGCTTGTGGATCTCTGATCTATAGGGCACAAGAACAAACATGGAACCAGTGTATTCAGAATCGGAGAATTTTGTTGAAACAGAAAATACTTTGGATAATGACCAGTCTAAGGAGGCTGAGGACAGTGGGCCGGGGAAAAATAGTGAGTTGTTAATTCCTGGGCTTCCTGATGACATTGCACTTTTCTGCTTGGCAAGGGTTCCTCGAAGGTATCATGTGCTTTTGAAGTGTGTGTCAAGAAAATGGAGAGACTTGGTTTGTGGTGAAGAGTGGTACTCCTACAGAAAGAAACATCATCTCCAGGAGAGTTGGATTTATGCCTTAGGTAGAGACAAGTCTGAACAGCTGTGTTGTTATGTTTTGGACCCAACTCGATTAAAAAGGGGATGGAAGCCGATTATAGGACTTCCACATCGCTGCATAAGGAGAAAAGGTGTAGGCTTTGAAGTGTTGGGGAAGAAATTATTCCTATTCGGTGGATGTGGCTGGATTGAAGATGCTACTAATGAAGTCTATTGCTATGATGCTGCCATGAATAAGTGGAATCAAGCTGCTTCCTTGGTGGTTCCGAGGTATTTTCCCAACTTATTTTCTTGGGACCATTTTGATTTGAGTCAACCTATTAATATTCACTTGCCAATTTAATTTCTTACAACTTCCGATTTCTAAATGCATGTATGATCTTTTTCCTGAGAACATTGTCTATCTGCCGCATTTTGTATTTCCTTCTACGATCATTAATCTTTACAGAAATCAGATCTGTTATGGAACTTGTAGGTTAGGCCTCAGAAGACTTTTAGAGCAGGCATGAGTTGATTGCTTAGTACCATGAGAAACTCTTTGGCTTCTTTGTTTATTGGGGTTTTGTTCACTGTGATTATTGTGTTTCCTCCCAGGCATGTCTTTCCTTTACTACCAAGCAGCATACCCTTATCCTACTGATGAAAATAAGAATAGATCTTACCATTTTAAcatttttcatgttattataGTCATTCAAGTTAGCCTTCTTGAACTGCATCTTTTGATTGGGCAATACACCAGAGCTTATCTGAATCTGTTTTTTTCAGGTGCTACTGTGTATCTGAAGTCTTAGATGAAAAAATCTATGCAATTGGAGGCATAGGGCCCAATTCCAGTAATTTACCTACCTGGGAGACTTGGAAAGCGGAAACAAGAAGTTGGACTTTGCATGATCAGCCTAACATTTTCCCTGATATTGAGGATTCTATAGTCTTGGATGGGAAGATTTACATTCGCGGGGGTTCTTCGCGTCTATCTTCTTTAGTGTCTGCATTTGTCTATGAACCATCCAGCAAAACATGGCAGCCAGCAGCTTCTGAGTTAGTGTCAGGTTGGCATGGTCCAGCAGTAGTTGTAGATGGAACGCTTTACGTGTTAGATCAGTCTTCAGGTACCAGGTTGATGATGTGGCAAAAGAATAATAAGGAATGGGTGGCAGTGGGGAGATTATCACCCCTATTGACAAAGCCGCCCTGTCGGCTTGTGGCCGTTGGGAATAATATCTTCATTATTGGAAAGGGCCTTAGCACCGTCGTTTTTAATGTTGAAAACTCAAGGAACATGGATGGTGTGTTAGTGAGCACTTCCATACCAAAGTCGATATCTGATGATGATGTAATAAGTTGTAAAGCAATCACAATCTAAGTTCAGGAATATTGAGTGTAACACCTTGCTGTGACTTGTTAATGTTCTTCACTACCATCAGTTCTGCTTCGCGTGTGATTCAAATTTATCAAAGGTCTCATAATCAGCTGGCCCCGTGGGCGGGGCTCTCTCTGTAGTTATACGAGCAAAATCTGTTATTTCTGTACTTAATGGATTTCATACTTTGTACACATGCTGTTGGATTACATTGTGAGCATTCAGATTTGGTGGGGAATTATCTTCATTTGTATCATACTTGCTTCTCCAAAATGCTTCCTTTAGCGATTGACTGAAACAATATAGCGGATTGACATGCTAATTTTGTAGCTTTTGGCAGAGCTATAGATTgttaacttcatgaatttcatatcAACCTCTTTTATTACGACGTTACTTCATGGAGCTCACATAGGCAGATCTACCTTCTTGAATATCGTGAACCCATGAAATTCAACTGTCCTTGTAACGTTCTTAGTTACTATCATTGGCAtcaatatactccctccgttcacttttatttgttcactttggacttttcacgctgtttaagaaataaCAAATGAAGTCAAGATAATTACCAATggacccatattaattggtccatatttttattggatttcaaaaataatttgaagtgagtaattaatactatgggtaaaatagtaaaaaataaattgtcttatcttgatatgctaaaagtgataagtaaaagtgaaaatctatttttaaaatactggacaagtaaaagtgaacggagggagtatttgccCATTTGCAAATTCATCAGCCAACTACCATCGACTGGCAATAAAGCTGGAAAAAGCTTCTCTTTTAGGAGGATATAAAAACACAGGGTCTAGATAGCATGGCAAAAGCCATAATCTTAACATTgatacaaataaaaaattatgattttgttgattttggtcAGCCATAGCTTCTCTTTCCGTCATGATTTTGGTATGACAGAAGTCATCTTCCTTGGAACATGTTTTTCTAATGTTGGTTAGTGAgtggaaaatatattttttaggaATACATATATTAAAGATTAACGATAAGATTAGCAAATTGAGAGTGCTTTGATTAAGAAAAATAGTACTATTAAAGATTAACAATAATGTCCAAGTGTTAGTTGGAGTAAGTAATATGAAACTAAAAGTcaagataagaaagaaaaataactcTGCCCATTTTCTCCATTTTGGTGGAAGATGTTTTCCTTGGAAATGACTTCCtacatatataccaaacacCAGAAAACGACTTCTGTCAtctaaaattctaaatacacccTTAGTTACAATAGAATGTGTCCCTTAAGTGTGGCTGCTACTCTTGGTTAGAACTCCATTTCTTGAGAATAATTCTCATGAATTTTGCAGTGGACTGCTCTGTTTAGCATAACCTAAGCTACATCTACAAGACCATACCAAACAGATTTATCAGAGGCCCCTCAACTAGTCCTTTTCCTTTTAAAGGCAGGGTGGATGACTCCGTTGCACGATTGTAGTTTATCAATCCTTCTCATACATTCCTTCATCCTATTCAACGCAACAGGTATGGCAGAAGCATTCTCCGAAATCTTCTGTTTAAGGAGCTGTACTTTCTCAGCTTCATTCTGATCCTCTCCAGCTAAAAGGGCAATACTACCGGATTGAATTGGTCCTCCAACATCTGCAAGGAGACAGAGATAACCATTACAAACAAAATAGAGAGTTCCTGAATACAGTAATCTAATGAACTAGTAACACAAGGTAAGACTATCTTTGGACTGCCACATAAAAACTTTGTACAGCGCCATTTGATGCTCTTCCTAATGTTAAATATTAAACCTTAATTAGGAAATTTGATTAGAGTGCATTTAGCAATCATTGCACTGTGTAAAAATTCTAGCCTTCTAACTCAAAACATATGCTGGGGATGGGCATACCAAATTGCAAATGATACTATAATAACTCTTCTTGCGTTCAATCCTTTTCTGTGAATTTATTTGGGACAGTAGCTGGAACCAGACTGTATTAATTCTCTTTCCTTAATCTACTACCGCACTAACTGCTGTTTCAGACATTTTTCTTTAGCCTAAAAAGTTAACTCTCACATATCTCAGGCTCTTCTGGTGCTTTGAAGAATCATACAATTATCAACATGGGAGAACTTGCTATGTGAAAGTATTGAACAACTTAGGAGAGAGTATCGGGCAAccattcattattcctacagcCCCCGCGGCTTTGGTTCACCATATGTGGGTTAAGGCCATATCACGAGTTCGAATCCTGCAGCGGCAAAAGCCTGATATTTGCGTGGAAAATGGTAGAGGGACTGAGTCATTCACGATTGAGTTTTGAACCGTGCAAGTAACTCGCCCTCAGAAATTCCTTTGTTATCCAAAAACAAGGATAACCACAGTACCAAACACAGATGGATAGTTCCAAAACAATTAAGATTCCGCTTCAACGATATTTCCCTCCAATCCAGTGTGGCACATTCATACAAAGATTTACTAGATTCTTAAAGATCAAAATTTTGTCTAATCCCCTTCCCAGTTCCAATTTACTTATAATGGGAACATGCCAACTGAAGAGTTTAACTATAATACAGCTTTTTATTTAAACAGAAGTATGAGGAGACAATTATTTAAACAAAAAGAGACACCTGATCCTCTTTCAAAGTCATTCACGACGCCATTCTCCCCAATGAGCTTTTGAAATATTTGCACGATAGAGTTCAGCTTTAACCACAGATATTGAACCTAAAGAAAACGTGTGCATGACTAAAACTTAATCTCAATTAATTTGTTTCGCctgtatataaatttttgttcCATTATGCCTTGTTTCTTAGCTAGGTCTGCCTGGATTTCAAGAGATTGTAGGTCTATGGAGACATATGATTTTGGGTCTACCTCTTTGAATACCTTCACACGCCATTATATTTCACCAAATTTATATCCAAATCAAACACCACAAAATGACTTGAAATGAGAAAATGTTTTTAGgttttgtcaaaatatttacataacACAAAACTTTAACTTGATCAAATAAGTATGCCATAATCCCAAACTAGTTAGGGTTACGCTCTTTTCAgctttaaaaatcaaccaaattGTGCCTTTTTTTCCCTACATTAACATCGTTCCAGAAACAGAAGAATGAGCTTAGAAATTACAGCAATTAAATAAAACTAACAATTTAACAACTAgcaaatatataaaatcaaaaCATTACGCATCTTAGAAACGCACCGGAGCTGGGATTACTGGGGGGTCCATAGTCAAAATGGGTCGTCAAAAGGGGTCTTTGATGGGTAAAAATAGAAGAGACAGTAGTTTTGAGCTGAACCGGTATTGTTTCACGATATTCCGTTATTCTCTCAGCCATTTGCTTTACTTGTTCCTCCATTTCTTCTTCCAGCTCCAATACGCCGTCGTTTTGCTCTTGAATTTGACTCAACATTTCGGTAAAGGACTGGGAGGAGCGGGGATTAGGAAAGTTCGAAGATTCGAAatgaatttcgggtaaattTCATATGTGGTTCATATAACTAGTATCAccttttttctataaatgttactCCGCATCAAAAAGAGCATTGCCTTGCTCATTTACACATCTCTTATCAAAGTATTAATTTttagataaagtaagtaatttgattaaattatttttaattaaataaatattaagattTTATCGCATCGCATTTAatagataaatttaaaaaattaaggttaatttttttatttatttgataagtggacactcatTTTGATCCGGAGTGAGTATTACGTAACAACAAAGTATCGTTTTTAACAACtttaaagttattaaattttgAGTATACT encodes:
- the LOC132063919 gene encoding F-box/kelch-repeat protein SKIP4, with protein sequence MQSCKSYPSNPKGTRTNMEPVYSESENFVETENTLDNDQSKEAEDSGPGKNSELLIPGLPDDIALFCLARVPRRYHVLLKCVSRKWRDLVCGEEWYSYRKKHHLQESWIYALGRDKSEQLCCYVLDPTRLKRGWKPIIGLPHRCIRRKGVGFEVLGKKLFLFGGCGWIEDATNEVYCYDAAMNKWNQAASLVVPRCYCVSEVLDEKIYAIGGIGPNSSNLPTWETWKAETRSWTLHDQPNIFPDIEDSIVLDGKIYIRGGSSRLSSLVSAFVYEPSSKTWQPAASELVSGWHGPAVVVDGTLYVLDQSSGTRLMMWQKNNKEWVAVGRLSPLLTKPPCRLVAVGNNIFIIGKGLSTVVFNVENSRNMDGVLVSTSIPKSISDDDVISCKAITI
- the LOC132063920 gene encoding uncharacterized protein LOC132063920, which encodes MLSQIQEQNDGVLELEEEMEEQVKQMAERITEYRETIPVQLKTTVSSIFTHQRPLLTTHFDYGPPSNPSSDVGGPIQSGSIALLAGEDQNEAEKVQLLKQKISENASAIPVALNRMKECMRRIDKLQSCNGVIHPAFKRKRTS